The genomic DNA TAAGCAAAAGCTCATTGAGAAGATTCTCGAGGAGAAGAAAAATTCTGTTGTTTCAGCAGCTGGTGTCGCGGATATTTTAGGGTTTAATCCCATGAGTCGTGCGACGCCGCTGACCATCGAGGTTCCGAAAAATATCGATACTAAATTCCGAGAGTGTTATCTCGCACTACAACGGTTAAAAAATATCATCAATAACAAGGAACCTGTTACGCCAGGGTTGGAGTTTGCTTGGGGCATGCTCAAAAACGAGCCGGATAAATTAAAAGAAGTTCAAGATGCGCTCGATCGGATGGAGCAGGGGACGTATGGGATCTGTGAAATTACAGGCGAGCCGATTGATTTAGAACGTCTCAAAGCGGTTCCCTTTGCACGTTATTCGGTCCGCGGCCAACAGGAATTTGAGCGGCGCTCGGCACTGAAAAAGGAGCAGGCTGGCACACTTTTTTCAGAAGAATCCGAGACGATGTTCGGCGATAATTATGAAGAGTCGGAATAAGACGCTCTTTTGGGTTTTGTTTTTGATTATTACCACGGCGGATCAGCTGACAAAGTGGGCGGCGGAGTCCTATCTTCGCCACGGAATTGTCTTTAACAAATGGTTTAGTCTTCGGGTATCGCACAATACCGGTTGTGCTTGGGGGCTATTGCCAAACCAGAGCCTTACATTGGCCTGGATCGGTTTTGGAGCCTTAATTCTTGCAGTTTTATTTCGCAAAAAGCTAAACTGGTATGCATCGCCATGGATTTCTTCATGTCTTCTCGGAGGGATTTTGGGCAATGTTCTCGATCGCTTTATCCGAGGATATGTGGTCGATTTTGTCGTTATCAATTTACAAATTTATCGCTGGCCAGCATTTAATCTCGCGGATGCAGCAATGTGTATTGCATTGGTGTGTTGGTTATTTTCACGCCGTTAGTTTTTCTGGGAAATCAGCCAAAGATACTTGACGTGAGCCCCAGATCGTGGTACGGTAAAAACCATGAGAGTCTCCGCGTGGAAGGACGACGTATCGAGGAAATGGGCACGATGGGCGCTTGGGTTATTGGTCTTTTTTTCAGGATGTACGACGGCAAAGCGGGGATCACATAGTGGTTCGGATCCGTATATTGAGATGGCCGAGTCGCTGCAGCACGAGGGACTAGGCGATTTACCGAGAGTAACGCAGCAGCGGGAGGAGGATGCTTATGCCCTCAACGGGCGTGAGCTCGACTTATATGAGTTGCTCGACGTCGCCCTACGGCGCAATCCCTCAACGCGCATCGCATGGCACCAGATGTGTGCGGCTTCAGCGGCTAAAAAGAAGGCCGATAGTGCATTTTATCCTTCCGTTGATGTAGGTCTTAAGGGGATACGAACGGAACAACTTGGAAATGCCGTCGTTGATGAGAATAAAAAGGTTCGAATGAAAACGAACCTGTCGACGGTTTTATCTCCGGAGGTAGGAGTTTATTATTCGCTATTTAAATTTGGTGCGCATAAAGAGGCTTCTCATGCGGCATTACGTAACCTCGAAGCGGCGCATTTTCAGTTTAGCCAGGCGATTCAAGATGCCGTTTTCTACGTTGCGTTAGCGTACTTCGGTCTCGATTCTGCCCTTGCGACGGTTGAAGCGAATCAACAAAATCTAGAGGACGCAAAAGTTGCCTTAGATGTTGCTCGGAATCGACACGAGTCTGGGTTAGCCAGTAAACAAGACCTTTTGAAGGCACAGGCGGCGTATTCGGCGGCAGTTTTTGATCTCGAGAGCTCGCAATCGGCAGTCGCCTCAGCGCAGGCAAAGTTAGCGCTTTCTTTGGGAGTTTATGTGTCGTCGAATCTTAAAATTACGCGTGTAACGTCGGTAGTAGCACCACCGGTGGATGAGATCGAAGCAACCTTAACCCAAGCGCTTGGTGCGAGACAAGATCTACGCGCTCTGGAGAAAAAACTTGAGGCAAAGCGGCATCAGCTCAAGGCCAAAGAACGTGATTATTATCCGGAATTGATCACAGGCCTTACTGCCTCGCGACAGAAGATCCGACATATTTCGGGGATGTACAACAACTTTTCGGCCTATGTGGGCGTACAGTGGAATATTTTTGATGGATTTTCGCGGACGGCCGAGCGCTTGATGGCGCGTGAGGAGATGAGAATTGCCGAAATGGAACTTCGAGCGAAAGAGCTTGATATAACGAGCCAAGTTTGGGAGCATTTTTACGCGTTGAAGTCGGCGGTCCAGAAGCTTGAGGCGGCGAAAGAGTCCGAAAACTGTGCACAAGAAGCCTTTAATTATACTCGCGAGGCGTACCAAAATGGGCTTTGTTCGTTTACGGATTTGTTAACGTCGCAGAGTGCGCTTTCGCTCGCACGCCGACAACTAGTTTGTGCGAAAAATGACTTATCAATTGAGTGGGTCCAGTTAGCTCACGCCAGTGGTCAGGCATTGAAAAAGGATGATATTTATGAGAAAATTTAAGCAGTTAGGGCACGTGTTTTGCGCCCTTGGTCTATTGTTAACCGGTTGTGGAAAACAAGAACAACCTCAAAAAGGACGTCCACCGGTACCGGTGATCATGACGCAGGCGATTCAGCAGGATCTTCCCGTAACTCTAGGTTCTGTGGGGCGCTGTAAGGCTTATAATGAGGTTGACGTCGTTTCCCAAATCCGCGGCGGGACCATTATTGAGGTTTGTTTCGAAGAGGGTGCGCTAGTTGAAAAAGATCAAGCCCTTTTCCGGATCGATGACCGTAAATATCAGGCAGCGTTACAATCGGCAAAGGCAGCCCTAGAACGCAATACGGCGCAATTATCTATCGATCAGGTTCAGCTTGAGCGCTCCCAGTCGTTGATTACCAAGGACTATATCTCGAAGCAGGAGTTTGATACTTACGAGGCTCGGGTAAAGCAGGATCAAGCGAGTATTGAAGCCGCAAAGGCGGCCGTAACACAGGCCGAAGTAGATCTCGAGCATTGTACGATTCGTGCACCCTTTAAAGGTCTTGCGGGTAAGCGATTGGTTGATCTTGGGGCTGTCGTCAATGAACTACAAAAGGTCGTTTCGGTGCGCCAGATGTCGCCATTAAGTGTGGAGTTTTTTATCCCGGAAAATCACTTTCCAGAGCTTCACCGGCGTTTTAGAGATAATCAAAATCAACTAAAATTCGACGTTACCTTGATTGCAGAATCCTCCGTCCAGGCAAGTGGGGCACTGAAGTTTCTTGATAACCAGATCGACTCGGAAAGTGGCGTTATCCATCTTAAGGGCGATTTTGATAACCAAGATTTCCAGTTTTGGCCTGGGAATACCGTACGCCTTCAGCTCCATCTAGATATGCTTAAAAATGCGACCTTAATCCCAAGCGCGTGCTTAAGGATCAATAAAGATGGGAAGCCTTATGTGTATGTCATTAAAGAGGATGCTCAGTCTGCGACCAAGTACCGCGCCGCTTTGATTTATCCCGATGTTGGTTACCAAAATGAACAGTGGGCGCAAATTCGTCAAGGGATTGCGGTAGGTGATCGTGTCATTCTACATGGAAATATGTTGTTGGGCGATGGAGCCGATGTTATCCCAACGCCAGAACGCTAAGCGAGGAAACCGATGAAAAGCCTCAGTGAAATTTTTATCCGCCGTCCGGTGATGACGGTGTTATGTACGCTCTCGGTTATTTTCGCGGGCTACTTTTGTTATCAGCAGCTACCTGTAAGCGATCTTCCGGTCGTCGATTACCCTATTATCCAGGTTCGGGCGATGTATCCGGGCATGGATCCGCAGATGGTCGCATCGAATATCGCTTCGCCGCTCGAAGAAGAGTTCATGCAGATTTCTGGGGTCGAGCAGATTACATCGAGTAGTATGCAGGGTGCTGTCGCGATTACGCTACAGTTTAACCTCGATAAGAGTATCGATTCCGCGGCAACTGATGTACAGTCTGCGATTACGAGAGCTTCGAGCCAGCTACCGCAGGATATGCCGTCGCAACCGGTGTATGAGAAAACGGATCCCAATAGTACTCCGATTTACTTTTTAAGCCTTGTGAGTAACGCCTTATCGGAGGCAGAGCTATATGACCTCGCAGATCGGGAAATATCGGATAAAATCAGCATTTTAGATGGCGTCTCTAAGGTCCAGATCTACGGTGTTAAGCGGGCAATTCGGATTGAGATTGATACCGATCGGCTTTATAATAAGGGCATCGCGATTTCCGATGTCGTAGCGGCAATTCGTGCCGGAACGGTTTCGATGGCGGCAGGGACGCTAAAGGGCAAAAAAAATTCCCTCGTCCTCAAACCACAGGGGCAGCTTGAGACTGCTAAGGACTATAACGATCTTATTATTGCTTATAAAAATGGCGCACCAGTTTATCTGCGCGATATCGGTGATGCGGTTGAAAGCGTAGAATCCGAGGACATTTGTAATCACTATTGGAATCGGGGTATTACAGAAGACGTTGCTTCCGTTGCGCTGGCGGTAACGCGTGGGGCCGATGCGAATGCGATTAAGATTTCGAAAGCGATTAACGATCTCATTCCTACACTGAATAAGCAGTTGCCTTCTTCGGTAACATTGATTTCCGCCTATGACCGGGCACAAAAAATTATCGAATCGATCGACGATGTAAAAGAAACGCTCTTGATTGCATTTATTCTGGTTGTTTCGGTGATCTTTTTATTCCTTGGGCGTGTACGTGAAACGGTTATTCCAGTTGTCGCGTTACCCTTATCACTTTTGATTACATTTGTGGTCATGTGGATGTTGGGGTATTCGCTCGATAATTTATCACTTTTAGCCTTAACGCTTGCGATTGGATTCTTGGTCGATGACGCGATTGTATTTTTAGAGAACGTTGTCCGACGTATGGAGCAATTCGGCGAAACGCCTTTCCGAGCATCCATCGAAGGAGGTAAAGAAATCACGTTTACAATTTTATCAATGACGCTTTCGTTAGCGGCCGTCTTTATCCCAATGGTATTTATGCCGGGACAGCTTGGGCGTGTTTTTAGGGAATTTTCTATTACCATTGTCGTTGCGATTTTAGCGTCCGGTCTCGTTTCGATTACCGTAACGCCGATGATGTGTGCGCGTTTGTTGAAGCCCATCAGTGAGGAAAGTCGGACCGCTCTAGAGCGTTTGGTTAAGGCCGTTGAAGATCGCTTTTTAGCATTTTACGGAAAGACATTGCATTGGTTTTTGCGTCAAAAAGTACTCGCGATTACCATTTGGGTTCTAAGCCTCGGGCTCACTTATTTGTCCTATCTCAACCTTCCCAGAACTTTTTTGCCAGAAGGCGATAGTGGGATTATGATGGGGGTATTTATTGCAGAAGAAGGGGTATCTCCTCAACAAATGCGACAGTACCAAAAACAGATTCAGGCAGTCGTTTCTGCGGAACCCGATATTTACCAGAGCATTATTGTTTCAGGTTTAACGGGGTTAATGCAGAGCAATCAGGGAATTGTCGTTGCCTTTTTAAAAGATGGTAAGCGGGCAAGTATCCAAGAGGTTGTCAAAAATCTAACGCAAAAGCTGTATATGGTTCCAGGAGCAATGACCTTCTTACAACCTATGCCGAATTTGCAAATCAATACCGGGACGCAGAAAACGCAACAGGGGAAGTATGCCTTTGCGCTGACCTCGAATAATCCCGATGAACTCATCGAACCAGCACAGCAATTACAGATGGTGATGCTTCAGCATCCAGGCTTTAAATCAGTTTCGAGTGATTTGTTCCTCAAAAATCCGGAAGGCCTCGTACAGTTTTTACGCGAACAGAGTTCTCTTTACGGCGTCGATACCGCGACGGTTGAGAATGAAATTAAGAATGCGTTTTCTGAAAATTACGCCTACCTGATCAAAGGTGATACAGACCAGTACCAAGTGATTGTGACGGCAAAAGCTTCTTCGCGGAATTCCAAGGAAGATCTAGAAAATCTCTACCTACACTCTCAAAAAGGGAAACTCGTACCCTTTTCATCGGTTGCTAAGGTAGATAAAAAACTGGGTCTCGTATCGGTTAATCACATCAACAATATTAATTCTGTTACACTTTACTTCAACTTAGATGACAACTACGCGATTGGTGACGCAGCTGATTTTATACGTGCCAAGGCCGATGAGCTCTTACCGCCATCGGTAACGGGAGAGTTTCAGGGAGAAGCGGCAACATTTGCGGAAACGATGCGTGTGATTGTGATTTTGCTTTTCATAGCGATTTTCGTCATGTACGTGATTTTAGGGATTTTATACGAAAGTTACATTCATCCCATCACGGTTCTTTCTTCCCTACCGGTTGCGATTGCGGGTGGGCTTGCAACGCTATGGGGAGCCAAAGAGCTAGGAATTTCCGGGATGGAGCTTTCGCTATACGCGTGCATAGGGATTTTCATGCTCATAGGCATTGTCAAAAAGAACGGGATTATGATTGTAGATTTTGCGATTGCCCGACAGAAAGAGGGTAAATCTCCGGAAGAAGCGATTCACGAAGCGAGTCTTTCACGCTTTCGTCCGATCATCATGACGACGCTTGCAGCACTCATGGGCATGGTACCGATTGCCGCCGGATGGGGTGCGGATGGTGCTTCCCGGATACCGTTAGGGCTTTGTGTAGTCGGTGGCTTAGTCTTTTCCCAGATCATCACGCTCTACATCACACCGGTGATTTACGTCTGTTTTGAGTACTTCCAAGAGCGTGTCCTCGACAAAATTCCCTTCTTCGCCCGGGAGGTGGAATAAAATCCACATGTGAAACCTGTATTTCTGAAACAATAATTTTGGGGTTATAGCTCCTGCAGGGAGATATATTTGGTTTTTATAAATTTTTATAAACTTTATAAATAAAAGAAATTTGTTACAATGCTGAAGTATTGTGGGAAATGGGATAAATGATTTCGATGTAATAGGTAAGGCTATTAATTATTTTGGCTCCAAAGAGTGGGGCATTAAAAAGAATAAGATGAAGGCCGATGCTAAGGCAATCGGAGAAGCTATAAAGAATAGTGAAGCCGGAAAAGCTTTCAAGGCGATTGGAGGAGCTATTAAAGATGGTGTCAAAAATTTGAGTCTCGACATTGCTGATTCGTCAAAAGTGACAAAAGGCAAGCTGGATAAGTTTGGGAAGACAGCAAAGAAGGCCGTAGAGCAATCAAACTTCGCAGCCGCATCGAAATTTAAAAGCGCTTTTGGTCCAATGCAGGTAATAAACAAGTATACACCGATAAGGGAAGAAAGGCAGTATGGCAACCAAAAGATAGGATCTTGTAAAATGAATGTTATTGTTGGTTTTCAAGACAAAAAAGGAAACGAAATAAGTACCGATCAGTTCTTAGATGAGCTGAACGAAGCCCGAAAAGCTGTGGGTATGAAACCGTTGAAAGGTTTTGAAAGCGTCCATTTCACCCATAAAGCCATATATCGATGATTAAGCTTGACCTCAAATTTTAAAGATATTACCGAAGCTTTTGCCAAGGAGGGTGGAGACGCCCATGATGGCAATTGCTAAAAAGGTCATGGCCCAGACGCCAAGTGCACAGGCGAGGAATGGGCCGTCGCCAAGCATGTGAATCAACTCATAAATGGCCTTCGTAATTGGGTAAAACTGTTGCTTCTGGGCAAGTACAATCGAGTCGGAAACTTCGAGCATCGTTTGGGAGAAAACCAGTAAGCCGCCCGCAATGAGGTTTGCACTGATTAACGGAATTGTGATCTTGAAGGTCGAACGGATCGGAGAACAACCAAAACACTGAGCAGCTTCCTCATAGGCGACACTGGTCTGTTGGAGCCCTGCACTTGCCGAGCGGACCATAAAGGGCAGTTTACGAATGGCGTATGCGATGATGAGTAGCGTTGTTGGATTTTCAATAGGATTGAGAAAGGCAAAAAGACGTCCGGTTTGGCTCATAGCAAGATAACCGAAGGCCGTTACAAGCCCCGGCACCGAGAGTGGTAACATCGCCAGAGAATCGATGAGATTCCGACCAGGGAAGCGTGTGCGAACGACCACAAAGGCGATCGAAATCCCCAAGAGAAGGGCTATAATGGTCGCACAGCTTGAATAGATGAGGCTATTGAGGATCGAGGGCGTCGTAAGAGGATGTCCAAGCGCAATGGCGTAATTTTGGAACGTCCATGTCTCCGGTAACATCGTGCTGTACCAATCGGAGGCACAGGATTTTAAGATCACCGCAAGGTGCGGTAAGAGGGCACAAAACGTAACGCTGAAAAATCCAAAGCTTAAAAAAAGTTGAAAGCAAAAATGAGGGCGGACTGTAACTGCGGTATGCGTAGCTTTTGAAATTGATGCAAAGTCATAACGACCGAGGACAAATTTCCCTAAAATGTAGAACAGAAGTGAAAAACAGAGCATTACGGAGACTAGTGCATAAGGAAAAGGATTTCCGCCAATATCCTTGAGTCCGAAGTAAATTTGGACCGGGGTGACCGTGTTGTAATCAAAAATAAGCGGTACACCGAGTTCCGTAAACGCCCAGATGAAGACCAGTGTCGAACCCGCAAAAATCCCCGGCGTAATGAGTGGAAGTGTGATCTTAAAAAATCGTTTGAGACCGATACAGCCAAAGTTCGCCGCGGCTTCTTCCATCGCAGAGTCGATATTTGCAAGCGACGCAATGATATTGAGATACAGAATAGGATAAAGCCCGAGGGCATTCATCAGCACAATCCCCAAGAGCTTGTAATGGCCAAGCCAATCGATAATTTCCCCGGTGGGTAGCCAGCCAAATTTCCAGAGCAGCGCGTTTACAATCCCGTAAGAACCGAAAATCTGCTGAATGCCAATCGCTCCAACAAAAGGCGGGAGCATAATGGGTAATAGTGTCGCTGTTGTGAGAATTTTTTTAAACGGAAATTCGTATTTGTGCGAACAGTACGCAAGCGGAATCGCAATCAGTAGAGCTGTCAAAGTCGACATGAGCCCGATAATAATCGCATTACAGAGGCCCTCGACGTATACGTGATTTTGGAAAATGATTTTAAAAAAACCGAGCGTCCACTGGCCATCGACGTTAAAGAACCCGCCCTGGAGAATTTCCCAAATCGGCCACAAAAAGAAGCACCCTAACAGTAGGGTTGTGACGACGAACACGCTCAGCGAAAATAATTTAGTCATGCCACTTTCCGCCCTAACGAAAATGGTTTTTCCCTAAAAAGTCCAAGCTATTTTTGTTCGGAAAAGATCGGATCCCATAGCCGTTTTATTTTTTGTGCCAGAAGAATCTCTTTAGCAGGTGCGATTTCCGCGATTGGCAGCACAAAAGAATAGGATATAAACGGGGATTGAAATTCATAACCAAAGGCGCCCTCGATTAGGAGTGAACGGAGATAATGTTCGAAAAAGAGCTGGTTATCACCGTCTAAAATTGAATCTATGGGGATAAGTTCGACCGGTGCGTAGGGATCGGGGTTGAGGATGAGCAGTTGGATATTTTTGTAGTTCATTGTACGCAAAATCCAGCCGTATAGTACGAGTTGAAAGCCCGTGAGAGAGTCTGGCAGACGCGTGTATTTTTTCGCTAGCTTTTTAAGGTCTTTTGTCGATGTAGCACCTGTTTTGTAGTCGATTAAAATTAGATCGTTTTGTGCATTTTCTGAATGAAAATTGTTACGAAAAGGTTTTTTCGATAAAATCGCATCTGCACGCCCGCAGATAGGAATTTCCGTACCATCCGAAAGACAGAGTGGCGTTTGAAGGTCGATTTCGCTCGTTAAATAGGGGTATTCCGTATTTGTTCCCAGTTTTTCAGCAATTCTTAGGGCATTGGTAACTGCATTGTTGAGGACGCTTTTTCGCGGTGTAGAGGGTATTAACTCTAATGCTTTAGCCTGAATCAACATTTGCATTTCACGAAGTTCAGGAAGCGTTGTGTTGGGAAAAGCGAGTAGTTGGTGTGTCCAAATGCCGGCCCATTTTTTCGGCTCAAAATCGAGTGTTGTGGGGGCGTTCTTTAAAATGTGACGATACCAAACACTTTCGGAATGTGTATACGCGTGCTCGATAGCCGTTGTGGACAGTCGGATACAGTCTGTTTTTCGAGTGTATGCAAAAATGCTCTGAGCCTTTTGTGGACCGGTGCGTTCCTGGTGAACATGTTCAAGCTCTGGAAAACTCGAGCGATTTTCATTTTTCCGACAATGAACGGTGATGGTGCTTACCCGATCGGGCGATAAAATTGTTTCTGTAACTTGGTGATAAAGCAGCGAAAAAGTCGACGATTGAGAGGTACGTTCTGTCAAAAAATCAATGCGTGGAGCGTTCAAATTTCGTAGCGCTTCAAGCGATTTTTCGGGAACTTCATTCCCTAAAAAGACAATAATACGGTTAAACGACAGCAGCCGTACGGAGGTCAGATCAAGTAAGTAAATGGAAGTTTTACAGGACACATAGGGGTGTTGCGGTTGAGAATGATGAGCAATTTCGATAAAATCCAAAAAGGCGTTCTTTGTGACCGCATAATCTGCGGGAAATTTTTTGAAAATGTTCGGGAAAATTGTTTCTGTATTTTCGGTAAATACCCCTAAAAGACCTTCTTTAGGGAGGAGTGGGTAGTTTTGAAGAAATTCGCAGATGTGCGGGGGAAGGTTTTGGCGCAGTGTATTGATATCCCGCGTTGGATTGAGCGCAAAAGCCTCTGCCAAAATTTCACGAATCGGTTTTTCTCGGGGCGACGTCGGTTGGAGCTTTTGCCAAGCGGTGTAAAAATCGATGAAGTCCTCCAAACGTTCGGTTCGTTGCCAATACAGCCATGCAGCGAGGAAATTGTCCCGTAAATTCGAGGTGTGTGCCCTAAATCCGCTTAAAAACGGCAAATTTTTTTTTTGGAGAGCATAGGCAATTCGCACGGCGTCTGCTTCGGTAAAACAAATAATCGCAGTAGTTTCGGTGGGAATAGAAGTATTTGGGAATTGTTTCTGAGCGAGCGATTGTGTAATATAAGTACCTGTATCGCCATCGACGATTGAAAAAACTTTTTCTGCGACACTGCTTGCGTTTTGCAGAGAAGGGCGCAATATCACCTCGTCCCAATTTTTCCCGAGCGTTTTGTGCATTGGCACCACGCCGTTCTTCAGATCGAAAGCGAAATAGGTAACCCGTTTGGCAATCGTTTTACACAGTCGAGCAAATGGTGCGCTGAGATAAAGGGGATCCGACGCGGTAATCCCAAATAGAAGAAAATGCTGGAAAATTTTTTGAGGGAAAACTTTTCCCCAATCTTGGTGACATAAGAATTGTTCGGGTGTGATCCAACCAAGGCGATGCAACTCCGCAGCGATTATTTTCTCAGTCTCAGGATTGTGACGTAAAACTTTAAAACTTGCTTCGGGCGACGTGCATGGAATGTTACGATTGCGTAATAAAAATAGCAACTCGTGACGTGTAACAATGTGAGGTATTTCTGGGTTTTGTTGCAGAACCCATTCTAAAAAGTCTTCGAAAGTAAACCATGCAATACCCGCCAAATTCGGGAAGTGCTGTTCCGTGAATTGCCGGAGGTACAAAATTACAACTTGAGAAGGGCAGAGTGCGCAAGTGGAAATCGCTTCATGATGGTCCAACGCGGAAAATAGCGATGACAAATCTTGCTGAATTGAACGAAAATCGCTTGTCACGAACCCCGGCACATCGGTTATGCAAGCAAACGTTATTGGGTTGCAAGTTTCGAAATCGCGCTAAGATGTTGTGCCGTCGGTATGCACCAAATTACGTTCAGCAAGCAGAGCCTGAAGGAGTTCAATCAACTCGACAGGAAAATGCAGCTTGAGTTTGTCGAGCAGCTGAGCGTGTTTTGCGATGAGTGCTTGAAACATAAATCGACAAATGTCCAAAAATTTCGCCGTGGCGAACGTGACATTTATCGCTGCCGTATCGGTGATTTGCGCGTCTACTTCGAACTCAACGAGGATGCTGTTTTGTGCACGTACATCCTCCACCAGCACACACTATCCGATTTTATCTATCGCAATAAGCTGCCGATTTCAGAAGAGCAGATGTGCGAACAATACGATTCGTTCTGGAAATATTTGGAATCCTTGCGTCGCTGATCAAAAAACGAGTTAAGGTAATCTCGCTGCTTGATAGAGCTGCTGGGTAATTCTCGCGAGTTTGGGACCGTATCCGGAGTCCATTGCCCAGGTTCCACAGAGATCGAAAACCGTTTGGACTGTTCCGAAATTTGGGCCCGTTTCGATAAAGTGACGACGAGGATCGACGCAGGGGCGATGTAACGATTCTCGGGAAGCATAGGCTTTTAAGTGTTGAATGTGTGCGCGTATGCCCTCTCGAACCGAGGCGAAAGAAGCACCGCGAGCTGCGTTGTCGACACAGCCAATGCCGGCAAAGTTATTTTGTTCCGGTCGAACATTTCCTGTAAAGCGCAAAAAAGCCGTCTCGACGATCATTTGTGAAAGTGCAACCCAGACATTGATCGATTCGATAGCCGATTCCTGAAAGTATATATCGACGATTGTTCTTATTTTTTCAGTGGGAATTGCGGGATTGTTTTGGCTAATAAAATCGACGATTTTAGTTTTACTGAAGCGGTTTTTAGGTGCTTTTTTAGACGTGTAGATCCAGAAAATCGCAGGAGTACTGGGAGGTGTATCGGAAGCAACGGTCCACAATATGAACACACTGCCGCCGATTAAAAATAACAGAAAAAGGCCCCATATCCTTAGAAATTTTTTCATAACGCAATTTAACAACAGTGCAGTGGTTCTTCTGATGGTTGCTCCTCAAAACGCGCTAAATACGCGACGCTAGGGATAATAATCATCGCACCTAAAACAACATTCAGCGCAATGGGTTCATGAAAAATAAGGTAACCTAACGTACTCGCTAAAATGAGTTCCACATAACGGAAGGGTGCCGTTGCAGAAACATCTACATCGCGGAATGCCATTAAAATGCAGTAGAGTAGGCCGTTTGCACCAATTCCTAGCGCGATAAGTAGCGCCAATGTACCTC from Verrucomicrobiota bacterium includes the following:
- a CDS encoding iron ABC transporter permease, whose translation is MTKLFSLSVFVVTTLLLGCFFLWPIWEILQGGFFNVDGQWTLGFFKIIFQNHVYVEGLCNAIIIGLMSTLTALLIAIPLAYCSHKYEFPFKKILTTATLLPIMLPPFVGAIGIQQIFGSYGIVNALLWKFGWLPTGEIIDWLGHYKLLGIVLMNALGLYPILYLNIIASLANIDSAMEEAAANFGCIGLKRFFKITLPLITPGIFAGSTLVFIWAFTELGVPLIFDYNTVTPVQIYFGLKDIGGNPFPYALVSVMLCFSLLFYILGKFVLGRYDFASISKATHTAVTVRPHFCFQLFLSFGFFSVTFCALLPHLAVILKSCASDWYSTMLPETWTFQNYAIALGHPLTTPSILNSLIYSSCATIIALLLGISIAFVVVRTRFPGRNLIDSLAMLPLSVPGLVTAFGYLAMSQTGRLFAFLNPIENPTTLLIIAYAIRKLPFMVRSASAGLQQTSVAYEEAAQCFGCSPIRSTFKITIPLISANLIAGGLLVFSQTMLEVSDSIVLAQKQQFYPITKAIYELIHMLGDGPFLACALGVWAMTFLAIAIMGVSTLLGKSFGNIFKI
- a CDS encoding glucosaminidase domain-containing protein, with the translated sequence MFILWTVASDTPPSTPAIFWIYTSKKAPKNRFSKTKIVDFISQNNPAIPTEKIRTIVDIYFQESAIESINVWVALSQMIVETAFLRFTGNVRPEQNNFAGIGCVDNAARGASFASVREGIRAHIQHLKAYASRESLHRPCVDPRRHFIETGPNFGTVQTVFDLCGTWAMDSGYGPKLARITQQLYQAARLP
- a CDS encoding type II toxin-antitoxin system RelE/ParE family toxin, giving the protein MHQITFSKQSLKEFNQLDRKMQLEFVEQLSVFCDECLKHKSTNVQKFRRGERDIYRCRIGDLRVYFELNEDAVLCTYILHQHTLSDFIYRNKLPISEEQMCEQYDSFWKYLESLRR
- a CDS encoding PD-(D/E)XK nuclease family protein: MPGFVTSDFRSIQQDLSSLFSALDHHEAISTCALCPSQVVILYLRQFTEQHFPNLAGIAWFTFEDFLEWVLQQNPEIPHIVTRHELLFLLRNRNIPCTSPEASFKVLRHNPETEKIIAAELHRLGWITPEQFLCHQDWGKVFPQKIFQHFLLFGITASDPLYLSAPFARLCKTIAKRVTYFAFDLKNGVVPMHKTLGKNWDEVILRPSLQNASSVAEKVFSIVDGDTGTYITQSLAQKQFPNTSIPTETTAIICFTEADAVRIAYALQKKNLPFLSGFRAHTSNLRDNFLAAWLYWQRTERLEDFIDFYTAWQKLQPTSPREKPIREILAEAFALNPTRDINTLRQNLPPHICEFLQNYPLLPKEGLLGVFTENTETIFPNIFKKFPADYAVTKNAFLDFIEIAHHSQPQHPYVSCKTSIYLLDLTSVRLLSFNRIIVFLGNEVPEKSLEALRNLNAPRIDFLTERTSQSSTFSLLYHQVTETILSPDRVSTITVHCRKNENRSSFPELEHVHQERTGPQKAQSIFAYTRKTDCIRLSTTAIEHAYTHSESVWYRHILKNAPTTLDFEPKKWAGIWTHQLLAFPNTTLPELREMQMLIQAKALELIPSTPRKSVLNNAVTNALRIAEKLGTNTEYPYLTSEIDLQTPLCLSDGTEIPICGRADAILSKKPFRNNFHSENAQNDLILIDYKTGATSTKDLKKLAKKYTRLPDSLTGFQLVLYGWILRTMNYKNIQLLILNPDPYAPVELIPIDSILDGDNQLFFEHYLRSLLIEGAFGYEFQSPFISYSFVLPIAEIAPAKEILLAQKIKRLWDPIFSEQK